One window from the genome of Streptomyces sp. NBC_01476 encodes:
- a CDS encoding VOC family protein, producing MTDQPPVTGAPSAPAKAAHPDPSQRATGNAGRGAPCWVSLSARDLESAEKFYGTVLGWEFRSTSLGDHFAVALKDGKPVAGIGAVASDMQVAVVWTPYFAVTQADEAAARIRERSATVALGPVAFASGRALVAADRDGAVFGVWDGRLPYGWETWHDEGPVVLRLRTRDAFEAAIFYGGVLEWADGEPGGASVAYENEEVVVRSRGEIVARLGSGAVEAAPDPRIRPHWEVQFAVDDVAACITASRALGGTLIQSGTTRAGEYAELRDPDGGRFTVVAALHPPQPAGR from the coding sequence ATGACCGACCAGCCACCGGTGACCGGCGCCCCGAGCGCCCCGGCGAAGGCCGCACACCCGGACCCGTCGCAGCGCGCGACCGGCAACGCCGGCCGGGGCGCACCGTGCTGGGTGAGCCTGAGCGCACGCGACCTGGAGTCCGCCGAGAAGTTCTACGGCACCGTCCTCGGCTGGGAGTTCCGCTCCACCTCGCTCGGCGACCACTTCGCGGTCGCGCTCAAGGACGGCAAACCGGTGGCCGGCATCGGCGCGGTCGCCTCCGACATGCAGGTCGCCGTCGTCTGGACGCCGTACTTCGCGGTCACCCAGGCCGACGAGGCCGCCGCCCGGATCCGCGAGCGCAGCGCCACCGTCGCCCTCGGCCCGGTCGCCTTCGCCTCCGGCCGCGCACTGGTGGCCGCCGACCGGGACGGCGCCGTCTTCGGCGTCTGGGACGGGCGCCTGCCCTACGGGTGGGAGACCTGGCACGACGAGGGCCCGGTCGTGCTCCGGCTCCGCACCCGTGACGCCTTCGAGGCGGCCATCTTCTACGGCGGTGTCCTGGAGTGGGCCGACGGCGAACCCGGCGGCGCCTCGGTCGCCTACGAGAACGAGGAGGTGGTGGTCCGCAGCCGCGGTGAGATCGTCGCCCGCCTCGGCTCGGGAGCCGTCGAGGCCGCCCCCGATCCCCGGATCCGCCCGCACTGGGAGGTCCAGTTCGCCGTCGACGACGTCGCCGCCTGCATCACCGCTTCCCGTGCCCTCGGCGGGACCCTGATCCAGTCCGGCACCACCCGGGCCGGCGAGTACGCCGAACTCCGCGACCCCGACGGGGGCCGCTTCACCGTCGTCGCCGCCCTCCACCCCCCGCAGCCCGCCGGCCGGTGA
- a CDS encoding transcriptional regulator codes for MTATRAASAPLSPLLVRLAQERATGALLRSTGVLYLSDGAVVHAESPSAPGIERLLTTGGRLPAEAWREAVDQAGAQCRIGHWLIDHRRLSAGEVEISQLGTLHDAAFFVLAPSGGPSRFRHGAEHWFGVVSAVPVHEVEREARRRRRLLDALWPHPGLDDAPLVRRPAARLPPVTRRQRALLDLADGSRTPAAIAAALGRPAFHTLVDVRRLAAAGHLAPPDGAPPTARAPLWFKDIGGDPDTAMLRRLRDALEHL; via the coding sequence ATGACCGCCACGCGGGCCGCCAGCGCCCCGCTGTCGCCCCTGCTGGTCCGCCTCGCCCAAGAGCGGGCCACCGGCGCCCTGCTGCGCAGCACCGGCGTCCTCTATCTCTCCGACGGCGCGGTCGTGCACGCGGAGAGCCCCAGCGCACCAGGCATCGAACGGCTGCTCACCACCGGCGGCCGGCTCCCCGCTGAGGCGTGGCGGGAGGCCGTCGACCAGGCCGGCGCCCAGTGTCGCATCGGCCACTGGCTGATCGACCACCGCCGGCTCTCGGCCGGCGAGGTGGAGATCAGCCAGCTCGGCACCCTGCACGACGCCGCCTTCTTCGTCCTGGCCCCCAGTGGCGGACCCAGCCGCTTCCGGCACGGCGCCGAGCACTGGTTCGGCGTCGTGAGCGCGGTGCCCGTGCACGAGGTCGAGCGTGAGGCCCGCCGCCGCAGACGCCTGCTCGACGCGCTGTGGCCGCACCCGGGTCTCGACGACGCCCCGCTGGTACGCCGCCCCGCCGCCCGGCTGCCGCCCGTCACCCGGCGGCAGCGGGCCCTGCTCGACCTCGCCGACGGCTCACGGACCCCGGCCGCCATCGCCGCCGCCCTCGGCCGCCCCGCCTTCCACACCCTGGTCGACGTCCGGCGGCTCGCCGCCGCCGGACACCTCGCCCCGCCCGACGGCGCACCCCCCACCGCCAGAGCACCGCTGTGGTTCAAAGACATCGGCGGCGACCCGGACACGGCCATGCTGCGCCGTCTCCGTGACGCCCTGGAGCACCTGTGA
- a CDS encoding metallophosphoesterase family protein — translation MPASSRDSAAGAGWRSQQPGSYRELMPDDVPKVFWLNPATLWKARNGPLASLFGDPTGTDRERWVQGQLERGGDPDLVIRRDDPAAYSFVYIADTGEGDDPQYAVVPGLLKAGADTRFAVLSSDVLYPVGSANEYPHKFFRPYKDYDAPIYAVPGNHDWYDGLTGFMRVFCRAPQLPEPPRPRLLSAAWWRTLLWKRPDTPDDAALDRARLLRSKPAQAAEQPGPYWALDTGPLRIIGIDTGLLGDIDQQQGQWLRRVSQGPRPKILITGSPLYVDGRYDPCAIAGGGTVDDIVRDPANNFVAAIGGDIHNYQHYPVDVDGRRIEYVVAGGGGAFMHATHTIPRVAVGGVVEEDFRCYPLRGDSLAFYSRLYGRRLRLRKLFELTPEQAGAVVAKRLGITPVRPADAHVTWRSRFVATVLGVAPSPHRKAWLRLPVRKTYTKVLSPGSATFSPPFFKSFLRLDVTPGEVRIRAYAATGMREQELDPPVEDDFTITLPPDPA, via the coding sequence GTGCCCGCCTCTTCACGTGACTCCGCGGCCGGCGCCGGATGGCGCAGCCAACAACCCGGTTCCTACCGGGAGTTGATGCCCGACGACGTTCCCAAGGTCTTCTGGCTCAACCCCGCGACGCTGTGGAAGGCCCGCAACGGACCGCTCGCCTCCCTCTTCGGCGACCCGACCGGCACCGACCGCGAACGGTGGGTCCAGGGGCAGTTGGAGCGCGGCGGCGACCCCGACCTGGTCATCCGGCGAGACGACCCGGCCGCCTACTCCTTCGTGTACATCGCGGACACCGGCGAAGGCGACGACCCGCAATACGCCGTCGTCCCGGGGCTGTTGAAGGCCGGCGCGGACACCCGCTTCGCCGTGCTGTCCAGCGACGTCCTCTACCCGGTGGGCAGCGCCAACGAGTATCCCCACAAGTTCTTCCGGCCGTACAAGGACTACGACGCCCCGATCTACGCCGTCCCCGGCAACCACGACTGGTACGACGGCCTCACCGGCTTCATGCGGGTCTTCTGCCGCGCCCCGCAGCTGCCCGAGCCGCCCCGGCCCAGGCTGCTGTCGGCAGCCTGGTGGCGCACCCTGCTGTGGAAGCGCCCGGACACCCCCGACGACGCGGCCCTCGACCGGGCCCGGCTGCTGCGCTCGAAGCCCGCACAGGCCGCGGAACAGCCGGGTCCCTACTGGGCGCTGGACACCGGCCCCCTGCGGATCATCGGTATCGACACCGGTCTGCTCGGCGACATCGACCAGCAGCAGGGACAGTGGCTGCGCCGCGTCTCCCAGGGGCCCCGGCCCAAGATCCTGATCACCGGCTCCCCGCTCTACGTGGACGGCCGGTACGACCCCTGCGCGATAGCCGGCGGCGGCACCGTGGACGACATCGTCCGCGACCCCGCCAACAACTTCGTGGCAGCCATCGGCGGCGACATCCACAACTACCAGCACTACCCGGTCGACGTCGACGGCCGCCGGATCGAGTACGTGGTCGCGGGCGGCGGCGGCGCCTTCATGCACGCCACCCACACCATCCCGCGGGTCGCCGTCGGCGGCGTGGTCGAAGAGGACTTCCGCTGCTACCCGCTGCGGGGCGACTCGCTCGCCTTCTACAGCCGGCTCTACGGCCGCCGGCTGCGGCTGCGCAAGCTCTTCGAGCTCACCCCCGAGCAGGCGGGTGCGGTGGTCGCCAAGCGGCTCGGCATCACTCCCGTCCGGCCCGCCGACGCCCATGTCACCTGGCGGAGCAGATTCGTCGCGACCGTACTCGGGGTGGCGCCCTCCCCGCACCGGAAGGCATGGCTGCGGCTGCCGGTGCGCAAGACGTACACCAAGGTGCTCTCACCGGGCTCGGCGACCTTCAGCCCGCCGTTCTTCAAGAGCTTCCTGCGGCTCGACGTCACCCCGGGCGAGGTCCGGATCCGGGCCTACGCCGCCACCGGCATGCGTGAGCAGGAACTCGACCCGCCGGTCGAGGACGACTTCACCATCACGCTCCCGCCGGACCCCGCATAG
- a CDS encoding roadblock/LC7 domain-containing protein, whose product MVHEAEVRDEIGRLRSRLPDVTGVLAATVDGMVVAEDAPAIEPEGFAALTAAALGVGLRLTDAAGQHTFREQLIRTGHGYIATYAAGDQLVLTVLAGPQINVGRLHLEARRCGASLALLLDGAADRTEDARPS is encoded by the coding sequence ATGGTCCACGAGGCCGAAGTACGCGACGAGATCGGCCGGTTGCGCTCACGGCTGCCGGACGTCACGGGCGTCCTCGCGGCGACCGTCGACGGCATGGTCGTCGCCGAGGACGCCCCAGCCATCGAGCCGGAGGGCTTCGCCGCACTGACCGCCGCCGCCCTCGGCGTGGGCCTGCGGCTGACCGACGCGGCCGGCCAGCACACCTTCCGCGAGCAGCTGATCCGCACCGGACACGGCTACATCGCCACCTACGCGGCCGGCGACCAGCTCGTCCTCACCGTCCTCGCCGGACCGCAGATCAACGTGGGCCGGCTGCACCTGGAGGCCCGCCGTTGCGGCGCGTCCCTCGCACTGCTGCTCGACGGCGCCGCCGACCGAACGGAGGACGCCCGACCCTCATGA
- a CDS encoding serine hydrolase domain-containing protein — MTARPLPADTPAAQGVDATGIEAFLDAVEAAPGIEPHSLMILRHGKLIAAGWWAPYTAGRKQLLYSLSKSFTATAAGLAVAEGLLDLDAPVVSYFPEFEAGITDPRSRAMLVRHIASMASGHLADTQQRALARDPDEPVRGFLLLPPDRAPGTVFAYNQPATYTLAAIVQRVTGATLTAYLRPRLLDPLGIGDVGWLEYPAGRAIGFSGLHATTDAVARLGQLYLQGGVWEGERLLPASWVAEATRCHIANSSGTPEAATSDWQQGYGFQFWQSRHGYRGDGAYGQFCVVLPEYDAVIAMTAQTELMQDQVNLMWDHLLPAFGSAPLPGRDKADTALRERLARLALPTPAAGPGTPADPDAWSGVSFAPEGGGCAAQPTLTAATLTAAGTGWTLTLTDSDTPLDLAFGGSGWTVADTPVPAAVTATWPDPATFTADIAFLETPHRLTVSCSLPEGTFTARWHTAPLHPGPLHQYRSPER, encoded by the coding sequence ATGACCGCTCGCCCGCTGCCCGCCGACACGCCCGCCGCCCAAGGCGTCGACGCGACCGGGATCGAAGCCTTCCTCGACGCGGTGGAGGCCGCCCCCGGCATCGAGCCGCACAGTCTGATGATCCTGCGGCACGGCAAGCTCATCGCCGCCGGCTGGTGGGCGCCCTACACCGCCGGCCGGAAGCAACTGCTCTACTCCCTCAGCAAGAGCTTCACCGCCACCGCCGCCGGCCTGGCCGTCGCCGAAGGACTGCTCGACCTCGACGCACCGGTCGTCTCGTACTTCCCCGAGTTCGAAGCCGGGATCACCGACCCGCGCAGCCGCGCCATGCTGGTCCGGCACATCGCCTCGATGGCCTCGGGGCACCTCGCGGACACCCAGCAGCGTGCCCTGGCACGCGACCCCGACGAGCCCGTCCGCGGTTTCCTGCTGCTGCCCCCGGACCGCGCCCCCGGCACCGTCTTCGCGTACAACCAGCCCGCTACGTACACCCTCGCCGCGATCGTCCAGCGTGTCACCGGCGCCACCTTGACCGCGTATCTGCGGCCCCGGCTGCTCGACCCGCTCGGCATCGGCGACGTGGGCTGGCTGGAGTACCCGGCCGGCCGCGCGATCGGATTCAGCGGTCTGCACGCGACCACCGACGCTGTCGCCAGGCTCGGACAGCTCTACCTGCAGGGCGGCGTCTGGGAGGGTGAGCGGCTGCTGCCCGCCTCCTGGGTCGCCGAGGCGACCCGCTGTCACATCGCGAACTCCAGCGGCACCCCCGAGGCCGCCACGTCGGACTGGCAGCAGGGCTACGGCTTCCAGTTCTGGCAGTCCCGGCACGGATACCGCGGTGACGGCGCGTACGGGCAGTTCTGCGTGGTGCTGCCCGAGTACGACGCGGTGATCGCGATGACCGCGCAGACCGAACTCATGCAGGACCAGGTGAACCTCATGTGGGACCACTTGCTGCCGGCCTTCGGCTCCGCGCCGCTGCCCGGCCGGGACAAGGCCGACACCGCGCTGCGTGAGCGGCTGGCCCGGCTCGCGCTTCCCACGCCCGCCGCCGGCCCCGGGACCCCGGCGGACCCGGACGCCTGGTCCGGTGTCTCCTTCGCCCCCGAGGGCGGTGGCTGCGCGGCCCAGCCGACGCTGACCGCCGCCACCCTCACCGCCGCCGGGACCGGCTGGACGCTCACCCTCACCGACAGCGACACGCCACTGGACCTGGCCTTCGGCGGTTCCGGCTGGACGGTCGCCGACACGCCGGTACCCGCCGCTGTCACCGCCACCTGGCCGGACCCGGCCACCTTCACGGCGGACATCGCCTTCCTGGAGACTCCGCACCGCCTGACGGTCAGCTGCTCGCTGCCGGAGGGCACTTTCACCGCCCGCTGGCACACCGCGCCGCTGCACCCCGGCCCCCTGCACCAGTACCGGTCACCCGAACGCTGA
- a CDS encoding DUF3040 domain-containing protein: MDDISLSAREMRVLQELEKVLRREDRRLDRRMRSAGHRAGGAKTGPGWNGPARGRPVPNAPGPSRRTPGGQRPGGPGRGAWFLTVLSASLLVAALGASGRLTRRMTALAFGAVWLTTRLTTHRHANA, translated from the coding sequence GTGGACGACATCAGTCTGTCGGCGCGGGAGATGCGCGTGCTGCAGGAGTTGGAGAAGGTGCTCCGCCGTGAGGACCGGCGGCTGGACCGGCGGATGCGGTCGGCCGGCCACCGGGCCGGGGGCGCGAAGACCGGTCCTGGGTGGAACGGACCGGCGCGCGGCAGGCCCGTACCGAACGCTCCGGGGCCGAGCCGCAGGACGCCCGGGGGACAGCGGCCGGGCGGGCCGGGTCGCGGCGCCTGGTTCCTCACCGTCCTGTCGGCGTCGTTGCTGGTCGCGGCCCTCGGCGCCTCGGGACGGCTCACCCGGCGGATGACGGCGCTGGCCTTCGGGGCCGTATGGCTGACGACGCGGCTGACCACGCACCGGCACGCGAACGCCTGA
- a CDS encoding EI24 domain-containing protein, translating to MRDLSRGLRLLFEGQRWAIRHGRDWRFGMIPALITFVGYAAALVALALWADDLADWATPFADHWASAWAGVFRGLLTAVLFGGGLLLALISFTAVTLLVGQPFYETVAERVDRAEGGAPAGPQRPLWRELWISARDSVRVLVRVAAFGVVLFAAGFIPVAGQTVVPAIGFCVSGFFLTLELAGVALQRREVPLREQLRLLRGRLGMVLGFGVPLVLAFLVPVLAVPLMPGAVAGATLLARELVPAAPPEPEPGPVGGKPLRPGDAVA from the coding sequence ATGCGTGATCTCAGCAGGGGCCTGCGCCTGCTCTTCGAGGGCCAGCGGTGGGCGATACGGCACGGTCGGGACTGGCGGTTCGGGATGATCCCGGCGCTGATCACCTTCGTGGGGTACGCCGCCGCGCTCGTCGCGCTGGCGCTGTGGGCCGATGATCTGGCGGACTGGGCCACGCCCTTCGCCGACCACTGGGCGTCGGCGTGGGCCGGCGTCTTCCGCGGGCTGCTGACCGCGGTGCTCTTCGGTGGCGGGCTGCTGCTGGCGCTGATCTCCTTCACCGCGGTGACGCTGCTGGTCGGCCAGCCGTTCTACGAGACGGTCGCCGAGCGGGTGGACCGGGCCGAGGGCGGTGCGCCGGCCGGGCCGCAGCGGCCGCTGTGGCGGGAGCTGTGGATCTCGGCGCGGGACAGCGTCCGGGTGCTGGTGCGGGTGGCCGCCTTCGGGGTGGTCCTCTTCGCCGCGGGCTTCATCCCGGTGGCCGGGCAGACCGTGGTCCCGGCGATCGGCTTCTGCGTCTCCGGGTTCTTCCTCACCCTGGAGCTGGCCGGGGTGGCGCTGCAGCGCCGCGAGGTCCCGCTGCGGGAGCAACTCCGGCTGCTGCGCGGCCGGCTGGGAATGGTGCTGGGCTTCGGGGTGCCGCTGGTACTGGCGTTCCTGGTGCCGGTGCTCGCGGTGCCGCTGATGCCGGGCGCGGTGGCGGGGGCGACACTGCTCGCCCGCGAGCTCGTACCCGCGGCCCCGCCGGAGCCGGAACCCGGGCCCGTCGGCGGCAAGCCGCTCCGGCCGGGGGACGCGGTGGCGTAG